One window of the Cloacibacillus sp. genome contains the following:
- a CDS encoding GrdX family protein, whose protein sequence is MGMPSFSYVCISNNPNLKGHVKSLDYLDGGALDVLKAGRDLIHLGWELLADPLYGNFKPNQQPYRSLILKKDNIVTMPLNMESLNLIENAIEIYKGASRLTMPGDLPEKTDDDFRYLDFVLLEETFHQYSVLTPPAVETAAAII, encoded by the coding sequence ATGGGAATGCCCTCGTTTTCTTATGTATGTATCTCAAACAATCCCAACTTAAAAGGCCATGTCAAGTCGCTTGACTATCTTGACGGAGGCGCGCTCGACGTTTTAAAGGCGGGCCGCGACCTTATCCATTTGGGCTGGGAGCTGCTGGCCGACCCTCTTTACGGGAATTTTAAGCCGAATCAGCAACCCTACCGTTCCTTAATTTTGAAAAAAGATAATATTGTAACTATGCCGCTCAATATGGAGTCTTTGAATCTTATCGAAAATGCGATAGAGATATACAAAGGCGCCTCCAGGCTCACTATGCCCGGCGACCTCCCTGAGAAGACCGACGACGACTTCAGATATCTGGATTTCGTCCTTCTGGAGGAGACGTTCCATCAATATTCGGTATTAACGCCTCCCGCGGTGGAAACCGCGGCGGCGATAATCTGA
- a CDS encoding glycine/sarcosine/betaine reductase component B subunit — protein sequence MKLELQRSKVKNIAWGDKTAFLACGTLQINKEEFLAAAADAEHFISMTAELARPGESVRICPVKDVIQPRYKTEGPGQEFPGMLSGVETVGSGKTFVLDGAAVVTTGRIVNFQEGIIDMTGEGAKYTPFSSLMNAVLVFEPIEGLEKHEYEKACRLAGFRAALYLAEAAWKAGAAVDSTEIYELLPFDESMKLYPELPKVAYIYMLQTQGLLHDTYVYGVDAKRILPTIIHPNETMDGAIVSGNCVSACDKNPTYVHQNNPVIKNLYARHGKDINFIGVIITNENVTLMDKERSSNYAVKLASMLGVDGVVISEEGFGNPDADLIMNCRKAEQAGIRTALITDEYAGRDGGSQSLADATKEADAVVTAGNANMIVVLPPLDTIIGFTDYTDVIAGGFDGSLRPDGSIEVELQAITGATNELGFSPLGAQTW from the coding sequence ATGAAACTTGAACTGCAGAGGTCAAAGGTAAAGAACATCGCGTGGGGAGACAAGACAGCATTCCTCGCCTGCGGCACGCTTCAGATCAACAAAGAAGAGTTCCTGGCGGCTGCCGCCGATGCCGAGCATTTCATCTCCATGACGGCTGAACTTGCCCGTCCCGGAGAATCTGTCCGCATCTGCCCCGTTAAGGACGTAATACAGCCCCGCTATAAGACGGAGGGCCCCGGACAGGAGTTCCCCGGAATGCTGAGCGGAGTCGAAACAGTAGGCTCAGGCAAAACATTCGTGCTTGACGGTGCGGCCGTCGTCACAACAGGACGCATCGTAAACTTCCAGGAAGGCATCATCGACATGACGGGCGAGGGCGCGAAGTACACCCCGTTCTCATCACTGATGAACGCAGTCCTCGTATTCGAGCCCATCGAAGGACTTGAGAAGCACGAATATGAGAAAGCCTGCCGTCTGGCCGGCTTCCGCGCCGCGCTCTACCTCGCCGAGGCCGCATGGAAGGCCGGAGCCGCGGTAGACTCAACAGAGATATACGAGCTGCTTCCGTTCGACGAAAGCATGAAGCTCTATCCCGAACTCCCGAAGGTCGCCTACATCTACATGCTGCAGACACAGGGTCTTCTCCATGACACATACGTCTACGGCGTGGACGCAAAACGCATCCTTCCCACGATCATCCACCCGAACGAGACAATGGACGGCGCCATCGTTTCAGGCAACTGCGTATCAGCCTGCGACAAGAACCCCACCTACGTTCATCAGAACAACCCCGTCATCAAAAACCTCTATGCGCGTCACGGCAAAGACATCAACTTCATCGGAGTCATCATCACCAATGAAAACGTAACGCTCATGGACAAAGAAAGAAGCTCAAACTACGCTGTGAAGCTCGCTTCAATGCTCGGCGTCGACGGCGTCGTAATCAGCGAAGAAGGCTTCGGCAACCCCGACGCCGACCTCATCATGAACTGCCGCAAGGCGGAGCAGGCTGGCATCAGAACCGCGCTCATCACCGACGAGTACGCGGGCCGCGACGGCGGAAGCCAGTCGCTTGCCGACGCCACGAAAGAGGCCGACGCGGTCGTAACGGCGGGCAACGCAAACATGATCGTAGTGCTGCCGCCTCTTGACACAATCATCGGATTCACCGACTACACCGACGTCATCGCCGGCGGATTTGACGGATCGCTTCGTCCCGACGGTTCAATAGAGGTTGAGCTCCAGGCAATCACCGGCGCAACAAACGAGCTCGGCTTCAGCCCGCTCGGAGCCCAGACCTGGTAG
- the grdB gene encoding glycine reductase complex selenoprotein B, whose amino-acid sequence MAKKKIVHYINQFFAGIGGEEKADYQPESRPGVVGPGLALKAALGDDAEIVGTVICGDGYFAENMDAAAAEIVKLIAAFEPDAVITGPAFNAGRYGTAAGAVADAVQKELGIPAISGMYVENPGADMYKKFVYMVPTDDNARGIKTAVPAMAKLVKEVLDGTVSSPEQSGYMPRGVRVNFFQEKPGADRAVDMLVKKLKGEAFTTEYPMPSFDRVEPGAAITDMKNATIALVTSGGIVPKGNPDHIESSSASKYGAYDIAGVQTADAEHYATAHGGYDPTYANEDPNRVLPVDELREMVKEGVFKKLYDYFFTTVGNGTSIANSKKYGLAIGKQLKDDGVDAVILTSTUGTCTRCGATIVKAIESYGIPVVHICTIVPISKTVGANRIVPAVAIPYPLGDISKTPEEEKHIRRALLDKAIKALETPISEQTVF is encoded by the coding sequence ATGGCTAAGAAAAAGATCGTACATTACATAAACCAGTTCTTCGCCGGCATCGGCGGAGAAGAGAAGGCTGACTATCAGCCTGAGTCACGCCCCGGCGTAGTAGGTCCCGGCCTTGCGCTGAAGGCGGCCCTTGGCGACGACGCGGAGATCGTAGGAACGGTCATCTGCGGCGACGGCTACTTCGCGGAGAACATGGACGCTGCTGCGGCTGAGATCGTAAAGCTCATCGCAGCCTTCGAGCCTGACGCAGTAATCACAGGCCCCGCATTCAACGCCGGACGTTACGGCACAGCGGCGGGCGCGGTGGCTGACGCGGTACAGAAAGAGCTTGGCATCCCTGCCATCTCCGGAATGTACGTTGAAAACCCCGGCGCTGACATGTACAAGAAATTCGTCTACATGGTCCCGACGGACGACAACGCGCGCGGCATCAAGACGGCCGTCCCCGCGATGGCGAAGCTCGTCAAGGAAGTGCTCGACGGAACGGTCAGCTCACCTGAGCAGAGCGGCTACATGCCCCGCGGCGTCCGCGTGAACTTCTTCCAGGAGAAGCCCGGCGCAGACCGCGCAGTCGACATGCTCGTCAAGAAGCTCAAAGGCGAAGCCTTCACAACAGAATATCCGATGCCCAGCTTTGACCGTGTAGAGCCCGGCGCAGCAATAACGGATATGAAAAACGCGACGATCGCCCTTGTTACATCAGGCGGCATCGTACCGAAGGGCAACCCCGACCACATTGAGTCCTCAAGCGCAAGCAAATACGGCGCATACGACATAGCGGGCGTGCAAACGGCTGACGCCGAGCATTACGCGACGGCCCACGGCGGATACGACCCCACCTATGCCAACGAAGACCCGAACCGTGTTCTTCCCGTAGACGAACTCCGCGAAATGGTAAAAGAAGGCGTCTTCAAGAAGCTCTATGACTACTTCTTCACCACAGTCGGCAACGGAACGTCAATAGCCAACTCAAAGAAATACGGACTGGCCATCGGCAAGCAGCTGAAAGACGACGGAGTTGACGCCGTGATCCTCACCTCCACCTGAGGAACCTGTACTCGTTGCGGTGCAACGATAGTAAAAGCAATCGAATCATACGGCATTCCCGTGGTCCACATCTGCACGATCGTACCTATCTCAAAGACGGTCGGCGCAAACCGCATCGTCCCCGCGGTAGCCATCCCTTACCCCCTCGGCGACATCAGCAAGACGCCGGAAGAGGAAAAGCATATCCGCCGCGCGCTTCTCGACAAAGCCATAAAGGCCCTCGAGACGCCCATTTCAGAACAGACAGTATTTTAA
- the grdC gene encoding glycine/sarcosine/betaine reductase complex component C subunit beta: protein MPNAAIKSSAYSLNHTPELGLWYGNTPYEERAAHPDSEFLKNLPSFQQDYEKAASYAPNLTYIGAMEIEELDKKPQPWHINLESAPVRFGKYGEIMPEDETIALIDLCDVFDLIWLSEDFAATAKEKLAKDPIITPKMIDAVEKGHPMEEIEKEIASGGALPLYVGGKVIGCARRGHEVDPNLTAYELLVNLTCKASAVLSLLYLIKNSGMKPEDIDFVVECSEEAAGDMNQRGGGNFAKAIAEVAGCVNASGCDVRGFCAGPVNALLAGASMVAAGTRKNVAVVAGGAIPKLYMNARDHVKKELPALENCIGSFAVLLVPDDGKNPVLRLDAIGKHTVGAGASPQTVTSVLTYEPLQKVGLTLADVDKYAPELHNAEITLPAGAGDVPTANFKMIAALGVMKKAIEKADMASFIKDHGMPGFVHTQGHIPSGVPFVGHAVDAINAGKMNRAMIIGKGSLFLGRLTNLADGASFLIEKPQPKKEETSVSKDEIRAMILESLGELAANLSKKD, encoded by the coding sequence ATGCCCAATGCAGCAATAAAATCAAGCGCCTATTCTTTGAACCACACACCGGAACTCGGCCTCTGGTACGGCAACACCCCTTACGAGGAAAGAGCCGCCCATCCCGATTCAGAGTTTCTCAAGAATCTTCCCTCTTTTCAGCAGGACTACGAAAAGGCGGCAAGCTACGCGCCGAACCTCACCTACATCGGAGCCATGGAGATAGAGGAGCTTGACAAAAAGCCCCAGCCCTGGCACATCAACCTTGAAAGCGCCCCCGTGCGTTTTGGCAAGTACGGGGAGATCATGCCCGAAGACGAGACGATAGCGCTGATCGACCTCTGCGACGTATTCGACCTCATCTGGCTTTCAGAGGATTTCGCGGCTACCGCAAAGGAAAAGCTCGCAAAAGACCCCATCATCACCCCCAAAATGATCGACGCCGTTGAAAAGGGACACCCGATGGAAGAGATCGAAAAAGAGATAGCAAGCGGCGGCGCTCTTCCGCTCTACGTCGGCGGCAAGGTCATCGGCTGCGCAAGACGCGGCCATGAAGTGGACCCGAACCTCACAGCATACGAACTTCTTGTAAACCTCACCTGCAAAGCCTCTGCGGTGCTCTCACTGCTTTACCTCATAAAGAACAGCGGCATGAAGCCCGAAGACATCGACTTCGTAGTCGAATGCTCCGAAGAGGCGGCCGGCGACATGAACCAGCGCGGCGGCGGCAACTTCGCGAAGGCTATAGCCGAAGTGGCCGGCTGCGTCAACGCCTCCGGCTGCGACGTGCGCGGCTTCTGCGCAGGCCCCGTAAACGCTCTGCTTGCAGGCGCTTCAATGGTGGCGGCCGGCACGCGCAAGAACGTCGCGGTAGTTGCGGGCGGCGCCATCCCGAAGCTCTACATGAATGCGCGCGACCACGTAAAGAAAGAACTTCCCGCTCTTGAAAACTGCATCGGCTCATTTGCGGTGCTCCTCGTTCCCGACGACGGCAAGAACCCAGTGCTTCGCCTCGACGCCATCGGAAAGCATACGGTAGGCGCAGGCGCGTCGCCGCAGACCGTCACCTCCGTCCTCACCTACGAGCCGCTCCAGAAGGTCGGACTGACGCTCGCCGACGTAGACAAATACGCCCCCGAGCTCCACAACGCGGAGATAACCCTTCCCGCCGGCGCGGGCGACGTGCCCACGGCGAACTTCAAGATGATAGCGGCGCTCGGCGTAATGAAGAAAGCCATTGAGAAGGCCGACATGGCCAGCTTCATCAAAGATCACGGAATGCCCGGCTTCGTCCACACGCAGGGCCATATCCCCTCAGGCGTTCCCTTCGTAGGACATGCCGTAGACGCCATCAACGCCGGCAAGATGAACCGCGCGATGATCATAGGCAAGGGAAGCCTCTTCCTCGGCCGCCTCACGAACCTGGCCGACGGCGCTTCGTTCCTCATAGAGAAGCCGCAGCCCAAGAAGGAAGAGACCTCAGTGAGCAAGGACGAGATCCGCGCAATGATCCTCGAGAGCCTCGGAGAACTTGCGGCGAACCTTTCAAAGAAGGACTAA